A stretch of DNA from Aliarcobacter thereius LMG 24486:
TTGTACTTGCTGTTGTACCATAAACTAAAACCATTCCTAATAAGAAAAAAGCTCCAATAAATGCACCTAAAACTAAATATTTAAATACTGCTTCAACTCTTTTTGAATCATCTCTATTAAATCCAACAAGAATATAAACACTAAATGATGCTATCTCTAAAGCTATAAATGCAGTTATTATCTCATTTGCTTGAGATAAAACCATCATTCCAAATAGTGCAAAAAGAATAATACTAAAAAATTCACCTTTAAAATATTTTCTATATTCAATATAGTGTTCACCAATTAATATTGTAAGTAGTGTTCCTAATATTAATAAAATATTAAAAAAGTTAGAAAAAGTATCAAATGTTAAAACATTATTTAAAAAACCTTCATAAGGTTGAACTGAATAAAGTGTATTTACATTAAACAGTGCAAAAGCTAAAGCTAAAACTAAAAAAAGTGAAGAAACAAAAATATGACTCTTAATAGAGATTCTTTCACTCATGCTCATAAATAAAAGGGTAATAGCCCCAAATAAAACTAAAAGAGTAGGAATTGTATAAATAAATTGACTCATTTTGTTGCTCCAATTTGTAAAATATCTTCTAAATAGTGTGTAACTGTTGGTTCAAATTTATCTATAAAAACTTCTGGATAAAATCCCATAACAAAAACTAAAACTACCCATGGAATAAGTCCAATAATCTCTTTAATTTTTAAATCTCTCATTTTTAATTCAACAGAACCTTCTGGTCTATCTTGTAAAATAGCTCTTTGAAACATCCATAACATATATGAAGCTCCAATAATAACTGATAATGCAGCTATAATTCCTAAATAAATATTAAAATTAAATACTCCAAAAATTATTAATAATTCAGATACAAAACCATTTGTTCCAGGTAGTCCAACATTTGCAAAAAGCATAACAGCAAATACAAATGTAAAGATAGGTGCTTTTTTAGCTATTCCACCTAAATCTTTAATTGTTTTAAATCCTGTTTGTTCTTGTAAAACTCCAACAAGTAAGAATAGTGCTCCAGTTGCTATAGCATGAGCTATTATTAAGTACAAGGCTCCGTTTATTCCATAAGAATTTAAAGAGAAAATACCAGCAGCAATGAAACTCAAGTGTGAAGCTGACGAATAAGCAAACATTCTTTTAATATCATCTTGCATAAGTGCAGCAATACCAAAATAAACTAATCCAAATAATCCAAGCATTACAAAATATGTTGAATACTCAACATAAACATCAGGAAATAATGGAATTAAAAATCTAATTACTGCATAAACTCCAAGTTTTGCCATTATTGATGATAGTAAAAATACTGCTCCTGTTGGTGCATTTTTATATGTTGACATAATCCATGTATGAAGTGGGAATAATGGAATTTTAATTGCAAATGCAGCAAGAAATGCTAAAAACAACCAAACCCTTGTACTATTATCTAGCTCTTTAACCATCATTAAATTATCATAAGCAAAAGACCAAACACCAAACTCATTATGATAAGCCACTGCTAAAAAGATTATTGCAACAAGCATTAAAAGTGAACCAGCCATTGTATAAACTGTAACTTTTAAAGTTGTAAATATTTTATCTCCAAAACCATATTGTCCTATCATTAGGAATACTGGTAAAAGCATAACTTCCCAAAAGAAATAAAATAATATTACATCTAAAGATAGTAAAGCTCCTGTAACACCACTTTGAACAAGAAGCATATTTATCCAATAACCTTTTGTTTTCCCTTCCCATAAAAGTAAATAAGCTGTTGGTATTAAAATTGCAATCATCATAAGAATTGTCAATGAAAAACCATCTAAACCAATATAGTAATTTATTCCATAAGTTTCTATCCAAGCAACATTTGTAACATATTGCATACCTGCACTTGGTTCAAAATCTATGTAAATTTTTAAAACAAGTGCTAAAATAACAGTTGTTGTAAGAAATGCAATATTTCTAATAGTATTTACATCTCTTGTTGTAATTAGTAGTCCAATTGCTACAACAGCTGGTAAAAATATAATAAATGAAAGAATATCTGCACTCATTTTACAACCCTAATTCTAAATATAAATATACAAAAACAAATGTCATACCAAGAAGCATAAATGCTGCATAATATCTTACATTTGCATTTTGTATTAAAGCTACTTTTCTTCCAATAGCCACAAATCCAACTGAACATTTCATAATAAATGCATCTATGATTTTTGTATCTAATACTTTATCTATAAACACAGATAATGCTTTTGATGTTTTTACAAAAACTAAATCATATAGTTCATCAATATAAAGTTTTCTTCCTATAAAACCTGTTTCTAACTCTGGTTTTTCTAAATCATATTTAGCATATTTTTTATATGCAATAAAAATACCAATAGCAGCAACTACAACTGAAAGTATCATTAAAATATACTCTGTACTATGTGTTAAAGTTATTGTTTTTGAATTTAATTGCCCTAACCAAGTATCAACTAAATGATTACCACCAAAAACTGCTGGAAAGTTTAAAAAACCTGCTCCAATAGCTCCAATAGCTAAAACCACCAATGGAAAAGTAATAGTCTTACTTGTATATACATACTCTTTTTTATCACTTTTATTTGGTGTTACAAACACAATAAAATATAATCTAAACATATAAAATGCTGTTAAAAATGCAGTGAACATAGCTATACCATAGATTAAATAATGTTCTTCTTGAAATGCAGCTGCTAAAATTACATCTTTTGAAAAGAATCCAGAAAATGGTGGAATCCCTGATATCGCTATAACTCCTATTAAAAATGTTGCAGAAATTATTGGAAGATTTGCTCTATGCTTTGCAATATTAAAAATATTTTGTTCATGATGAAGTGCAATTATAACCCCACCTGCTCCCATAAACAACATTGCTTTAAAAAAAGCATGTGTAAATACATGGAAAAGTCCACTTGCATAAAAACCTAAACCAACAGCTATAAACATATATCCTAATTGACTCATTGTTGAATAAGCAAGTATCTTTTTAATATCTGTCTGTCTTGTTGCTATAATAGCTGCAAGAAGTGCTGAAAACGCTCCTATATAAGCTATAAATAATCCGATTTCTTCAATTCCCACATATAAAAAGTGAAATCTTGAAACCATATAAACCCCTGCTGTAACCATAGTTGCTGCATGAATTAATGCTGAAATTGGTGTTGGTCCTGCCATTGCATCTGGAAGCCAAGTATAAAGTGGAATCTGAGCTGATTTTCCCATTGCCCCTACAAAAAGTAAGATTCCTGCTAAAATCAACCATCCATTTGTAGTATTTCCTAAATTTGCTTCAATAGATGAAAAAGAAAGATCAACTTGACCTAAAGCGAAAAATAGTGTTGCAACTCCAAGTAAGAATCCAAAATCTCCAACTCTATTTACTATAAAAGCTTTATTTGCAGCAACAACATTCTCTTTTTGTCCATAATAGAATTTAATTAAAAGATATGAACAAACTCCAACACCTTCCCATCCAATAAACATAATAACTGGGTTATCTGCTAAAACAAGAATTAACATTGAAGCTAAGAAAAGGTTAAAATATGCAAAGAATTTACCAAAACCTGCATCACCTCTCATATATCCAACTGCATAAATATGAATTAACCATCCAACAAAAGTAACAAACATTGACATAAAAATCGATAATTTATCACCTAAAAATGCCATCTCTATATTTAAATTTGCAACATTTAACCAAGTAAATAAAGATTGTTTTAAAACTACATCTTCACTATTGATTTGTAAAAAAACTAAAAGTGTAAAAACAAATGCTATAAAAGGAGTTATTGTTCCTATAAGAGCAAAATAGATTTCAGATACTTTTTGCTTTTTAATATTATAAAAATATAAAGCTGTATTTAATAAAGCACCAAAAAGTGGCGCTAATATTATCCAAACTAATAAATTTGTACTCATCTATTTTTCTCCTTGTGATAGAGATGTAAATATATCTGTATCTAAAGATTTTTTAGATCTAAATAACAAAATTACTATTGATAGAAACACAGCTGCTTCAGCTGCCGCAATTGAAATAACCATAATTGATATAACTTGAGGATCAAGATTAAAATGGTATCTAGCAAATGTAACTAAAAATAAATTAACACCATTTAACATAAGTTCAATTGACATATATATTACAAAAATATTTCTTCTTGCAATTACTCCTATTGCTCCAATAGAGAATAAAATCATTGCAACAAAGGCATAAGAAGTTAATGTTATCATCTATTAATCCTCCTCATTTGTAATTTTTGTTTCTCTTCTTTTTGCAAGAACCACTGAACCAATAAGTGCAATTAAAAGTAATACTGAAATTAATTCAAACGCTACAATCCACTCTTCATAAAGTTTAATTCCTACTATTTTAATAGTTCCAAAATCACTCTCAACTGGACTTAAATCTTTACTTGGAAGATTTGAAACTGCTTTTAATACCAAAATATTTAGTGGTATCATAATGATTGCACCAAATCCTATAAAAATATATTTTTTTGGTTCTTGTGGTAAATCTTCTTCCTTAATATTTAAAAACATCAAAATAAATAGTATTAAGGCCATAATAG
This window harbors:
- a CDS encoding NADH-quinone oxidoreductase subunit J family protein, producing the protein MIADIIFIALSFFAITGALAMLLYRSPMFSALGLLITMLSVAGMFALLNATLLFMVQIIVYAGAIMALILFILMFLNIKEEDLPQEPKKYIFIGFGAIIMIPLNILVLKAVSNLPSKDLSPVESDFGTIKIVGIKLYEEWIVAFELISVLLLIALIGSVVLAKRRETKITNEED
- a CDS encoding complex I subunit 4 family protein, with protein sequence MSADILSFIIFLPAVVAIGLLITTRDVNTIRNIAFLTTTVILALVLKIYIDFEPSAGMQYVTNVAWIETYGINYYIGLDGFSLTILMMIAILIPTAYLLLWEGKTKGYWINMLLVQSGVTGALLSLDVILFYFFWEVMLLPVFLMIGQYGFGDKIFTTLKVTVYTMAGSLLMLVAIIFLAVAYHNEFGVWSFAYDNLMMVKELDNSTRVWLFLAFLAAFAIKIPLFPLHTWIMSTYKNAPTGAVFLLSSIMAKLGVYAVIRFLIPLFPDVYVEYSTYFVMLGLFGLVYFGIAALMQDDIKRMFAYSSASHLSFIAAGIFSLNSYGINGALYLIIAHAIATGALFLLVGVLQEQTGFKTIKDLGGIAKKAPIFTFVFAVMLFANVGLPGTNGFVSELLIIFGVFNFNIYLGIIAALSVIIGASYMLWMFQRAILQDRPEGSVELKMRDLKIKEIIGLIPWVVLVFVMGFYPEVFIDKFEPTVTHYLEDILQIGATK
- the nuoK gene encoding NADH-quinone oxidoreductase subunit NuoK; this translates as MITLTSYAFVAMILFSIGAIGVIARRNIFVIYMSIELMLNGVNLFLVTFARYHFNLDPQVISIMVISIAAAEAAVFLSIVILLFRSKKSLDTDIFTSLSQGEK
- the nuoL gene encoding NADH-quinone oxidoreductase subunit L, coding for MSTNLLVWIILAPLFGALLNTALYFYNIKKQKVSEIYFALIGTITPFIAFVFTLLVFLQINSEDVVLKQSLFTWLNVANLNIEMAFLGDKLSIFMSMFVTFVGWLIHIYAVGYMRGDAGFGKFFAYFNLFLASMLILVLADNPVIMFIGWEGVGVCSYLLIKFYYGQKENVVAANKAFIVNRVGDFGFLLGVATLFFALGQVDLSFSSIEANLGNTTNGWLILAGILLFVGAMGKSAQIPLYTWLPDAMAGPTPISALIHAATMVTAGVYMVSRFHFLYVGIEEIGLFIAYIGAFSALLAAIIATRQTDIKKILAYSTMSQLGYMFIAVGLGFYASGLFHVFTHAFFKAMLFMGAGGVIIALHHEQNIFNIAKHRANLPIISATFLIGVIAISGIPPFSGFFSKDVILAAAFQEEHYLIYGIAMFTAFLTAFYMFRLYFIVFVTPNKSDKKEYVYTSKTITFPLVVLAIGAIGAGFLNFPAVFGGNHLVDTWLGQLNSKTITLTHSTEYILMILSVVVAAIGIFIAYKKYAKYDLEKPELETGFIGRKLYIDELYDLVFVKTSKALSVFIDKVLDTKIIDAFIMKCSVGFVAIGRKVALIQNANVRYYAAFMLLGMTFVFVYLYLELGL